The proteins below are encoded in one region of Rubripirellula reticaptiva:
- a CDS encoding glycosyltransferase, with the protein MRITMFTNTYLPHVGGVARSVNTYEEEFRRRGFDINIIAPEFEGAEESTEHVFRVPAIQNFNGSDFSLRLPQPYLLSEHIDQLRPQLIHSHHPFLLGDAALRTAYERQLPLVFTHHTMYEQYTHYVPLDSDAMKRVAIQMATEYCNLCHHVIAPSESIEALLRKRGVNVPITTIPTGIDLKFFGGGNQQRFREKVGIPQDALVVGHVGRLAAEKNLTFLTNALGKYLADHEHAVFVVVGDGPARREMVQILESVAAPNQIVFVGRQTGQDLADAYAAMDVFAFASQSETQGLVIAEAMAASTPVVALDGPGIREIVDERNGRLLAGDATEADFVEALTLLSENRQRLRRIAEDARLSVESYGLKSCADRLAELYTTLIGQYESKHDHDLTTWELIQGRLEAEWNLMEEKASALSAAVIETEATRATLT; encoded by the coding sequence ATGAGAATTACAATGTTCACTAACACCTACCTTCCTCACGTTGGCGGGGTAGCACGCAGTGTGAACACGTACGAAGAAGAGTTTCGACGACGAGGATTCGATATCAACATCATCGCGCCCGAGTTCGAAGGGGCTGAAGAATCGACCGAGCATGTCTTCCGAGTGCCGGCGATTCAGAATTTTAACGGCAGCGATTTTTCGTTGAGACTACCGCAGCCGTACTTGTTGTCTGAGCATATCGATCAGCTTCGGCCGCAACTGATTCACAGTCACCACCCATTTCTGCTGGGCGATGCGGCGCTACGAACCGCCTACGAACGTCAGTTGCCGCTGGTATTTACTCATCACACCATGTACGAACAGTACACGCACTACGTACCGCTGGATTCGGATGCCATGAAACGCGTGGCCATTCAGATGGCGACGGAATATTGCAATCTGTGTCATCACGTGATTGCTCCCAGCGAAAGTATCGAAGCATTGCTGCGAAAACGCGGTGTTAACGTGCCGATTACGACCATTCCCACGGGCATTGACCTGAAATTCTTTGGCGGCGGAAACCAGCAACGTTTTCGAGAGAAAGTTGGTATCCCGCAGGATGCACTGGTGGTCGGGCATGTTGGCCGTTTGGCGGCTGAAAAGAATCTAACCTTCCTGACCAATGCCCTTGGCAAATATCTTGCGGACCATGAACACGCTGTGTTTGTGGTGGTAGGTGATGGGCCCGCACGCCGTGAAATGGTGCAGATTCTTGAATCGGTCGCTGCACCGAATCAGATTGTCTTCGTTGGTCGACAAACCGGTCAGGATCTCGCCGACGCATATGCCGCAATGGACGTCTTTGCATTCGCGTCGCAATCGGAGACACAGGGATTAGTGATTGCCGAAGCCATGGCCGCGAGCACTCCCGTGGTCGCCTTGGACGGGCCGGGCATTCGAGAAATTGTCGACGAACGTAATGGTCGACTGTTGGCAGGTGATGCGACGGAAGCCGATTTCGTTGAAGCGTTGACGCTGCTCTCCGAAAACAGACAACGCCTGCGACGGATCGCGGAGGACGCTCGGCTGTCGGTCGAGTCTTACGGACTGAAGTCCTGTGCCGATCGGCTAGCAGAATTGTACACGACGCTGATTGGTCAGTACGAATCCAAGCACGACCACGATCTCACGACGTGGGAGCTGATTCAAGGACGATTGGAAGCGGAATGGAATCTGATGGAAGAGAAAGCGTCGGCGTTGTCAGCAGCAGTCATCGAAACAGAAGCGACAAGAGCAACGCTGACGTAG
- a CDS encoding glycoside hydrolase family 15 protein — protein MFRFLPWKLIVRRAARAYGIADPALWLARIRKFSQPSEVQEPIELLRAGIHFHARGLINTKAIQHNLDWVWPYWVERQFDPADDSFLPRAFSFSHINLTHRNWTAVGLPELSLSPIVDPRGLVTPLYDGWSLDFWLTDADGHQLVPSRVKDDHCKQSLTNGNELAIETITSESELHLRTVTEVVVEDNQPVLKVSVTATSVGGGNLAMGIRPYNPEGIQFIDVVESLPDAIGWLVNGATKVLTDRSADRLLTSHYDEGDVVSQINDADSIVSSAAVPVTEFCDQGMATAASVFHFDGDKLALTVRVPLQGELKAQGNPAQFAPSVTWGDIHAEVATLSVPNVRIQNLYDSAVKTLVVLSVDDIVPGPYTYRRFWFRDACLMMNPLMSIGLIERCERMLQKFPERQQRNGYFRSQDGEWDSNGQVLWVLNRFRKITHRPLSKPLMKTLDKAVQWIDRKRVAGDENLRHSGLLPAGFSAEHLGPNDFYYWDDFWAEAGARAAAEIWREAGDDSKASRASTLADNLHAAIYRSLSDLPKSKTLGGVPASPYRRLDSGAIGSLVADYPLQLTSPNDQRITATVEAILKNHFFRGGFFQDMIHSGINAYLTLDVAQTLLRNGDDRYRDLMDTVAELASPTGQWPEAIHPRTLGGCMGDGQHGWAAGEWVMMIRNCFVREEHDRLIIGSGLFREWFSQDTDIVFGPTHTPWGQISVRIITPQSNPMVIIDDHWHASAPQIDVRVPGFQPMENVKLGSAKPLQRLVPDGLPIDESEFISTSDG, from the coding sequence GTGTTTCGATTTCTGCCATGGAAACTAATCGTTCGGCGAGCGGCCCGAGCCTACGGGATCGCGGACCCCGCGTTGTGGCTGGCTCGGATTCGGAAGTTTTCGCAACCATCGGAAGTGCAGGAACCGATCGAACTGCTGCGCGCTGGTATTCACTTCCATGCTCGGGGACTGATCAACACGAAGGCGATTCAGCATAACCTGGACTGGGTCTGGCCCTATTGGGTCGAGCGACAGTTTGATCCGGCCGACGACTCGTTTCTGCCTCGAGCGTTCTCGTTCAGTCATATCAACTTGACGCACCGAAACTGGACGGCCGTTGGTCTGCCCGAATTGTCGTTGTCTCCGATCGTCGATCCTCGAGGGCTTGTGACTCCGCTATACGATGGCTGGTCGCTTGATTTTTGGCTGACCGATGCGGATGGTCATCAGCTTGTGCCAAGTCGCGTCAAGGACGACCACTGCAAGCAGTCGCTTACCAACGGAAATGAGCTCGCTATCGAGACAATCACTAGTGAGAGCGAACTGCATTTGCGAACGGTCACCGAAGTCGTGGTGGAAGATAACCAACCGGTGCTGAAAGTATCGGTCACTGCGACGTCAGTCGGTGGCGGTAACTTGGCGATGGGGATTCGTCCGTACAACCCAGAAGGAATCCAATTCATTGACGTTGTCGAATCGTTGCCTGACGCGATCGGCTGGTTGGTCAATGGAGCGACAAAAGTGCTGACGGACCGTTCGGCAGACCGCTTGCTGACGTCGCATTATGACGAAGGTGACGTGGTGTCCCAGATCAACGATGCCGACAGTATCGTCTCCTCTGCGGCGGTACCGGTCACCGAATTCTGTGATCAGGGAATGGCAACGGCAGCGTCCGTGTTTCACTTCGATGGCGACAAGCTGGCGTTAACGGTTCGAGTACCGTTGCAGGGCGAACTGAAGGCTCAGGGAAATCCCGCACAGTTTGCCCCCTCGGTGACATGGGGCGATATTCATGCGGAAGTTGCCACGTTATCCGTGCCCAACGTTCGGATTCAGAATTTGTACGACAGCGCCGTGAAGACGCTCGTGGTGCTGTCCGTCGACGACATCGTGCCCGGACCATACACCTATCGTCGTTTTTGGTTTCGCGACGCTTGCCTGATGATGAATCCGCTAATGTCGATCGGTTTGATCGAGCGATGTGAACGCATGTTACAGAAGTTCCCCGAGCGTCAGCAGCGCAACGGGTATTTTCGATCGCAGGATGGTGAGTGGGATTCGAATGGTCAGGTGCTGTGGGTATTGAATCGTTTCCGGAAAATTACCCATCGACCGCTTTCGAAGCCGTTGATGAAAACTCTCGACAAAGCTGTCCAGTGGATCGACAGGAAGCGTGTCGCCGGCGACGAGAACCTTCGGCACTCCGGCTTGCTGCCAGCAGGCTTCAGTGCAGAACATCTCGGACCAAACGACTTTTACTACTGGGACGACTTTTGGGCGGAAGCGGGAGCTCGCGCGGCAGCGGAGATTTGGCGTGAAGCGGGGGATGATTCGAAAGCTAGCAGAGCGAGCACTTTGGCGGACAATCTTCACGCGGCCATCTATCGCAGTTTATCCGATCTGCCGAAATCCAAAACGCTCGGTGGCGTTCCCGCTTCGCCGTATCGACGACTAGATTCCGGTGCGATTGGTTCGCTGGTTGCCGACTATCCACTGCAATTGACTTCTCCCAACGACCAGCGGATCACGGCGACGGTCGAAGCGATTCTGAAAAATCACTTTTTTCGAGGCGGTTTTTTTCAGGACATGATTCATTCGGGTATCAATGCGTACCTGACGCTCGATGTTGCTCAAACATTGTTGCGAAACGGTGACGATCGTTATCGTGACCTCATGGACACGGTCGCGGAGCTTGCCTCGCCGACGGGTCAGTGGCCAGAAGCCATTCATCCACGAACGCTCGGTGGCTGCATGGGAGACGGCCAGCATGGCTGGGCGGCTGGCGAATGGGTGATGATGATTCGCAACTGCTTCGTGCGAGAGGAACACGATCGACTGATCATTGGTTCTGGTCTGTTTCGTGAGTGGTTCAGTCAGGACACCGACATTGTCTTCGGTCCGACTCACACGCCGTGGGGACAAATCAGTGTCAGAATCATCACACCTCAGTCAAACCCGATGGTCATCATTGATGATCACTGGCACGCCTCTGCTCCACAGATCGATGTTCGCGTCCCAGGCTTTCAGCCAATGGAGAACGTGAAACTTGGGTCGGCCAAGCCACTGCAAAGACTGGTGCCCGACGGGTTGCCAATCGACGAGTCGGAATTTATTTCGACATCGGACGGTTAG
- a CDS encoding NAD(P)-dependent alcohol dehydrogenase, with the protein MTKTMKAFVMQGLGEVEFVDKPIPEPGPNDAIVKTTRALVCTSDVHTLKGAIGDRHNMTLGHEAVGVVAKLGSEVHGFKEGDRVAVNAITPCFHCENCQRGYTSQCGTMLGGWKYADTKDGNFAEYFHVNDANANLTHIPASISDDIAVYACDMLSTGFMGAEHANIPLGGTVAVFAQGPVGLMATVGARLLGAGFVIGIDGVSKRLEMSRHFGADETINYTQGDPVEEIRKLTGGVGVDSAIECLGAQSTFEACVKATRPGGTISVAGYFGHGDSVDIPRVEWGVGMSDKVIRTGLCPGGNVRMSRLLGLIEHGRVDPSPLTTHRFAFDDVDKALHMMETKEDGILKPLVIFNE; encoded by the coding sequence ATGACGAAAACCATGAAAGCGTTTGTGATGCAAGGACTCGGCGAAGTCGAGTTCGTCGACAAGCCGATTCCTGAACCCGGGCCGAACGATGCGATCGTAAAAACAACTCGAGCGTTGGTCTGCACTTCCGATGTCCATACGCTCAAGGGAGCGATCGGTGATCGGCACAACATGACGCTTGGGCACGAAGCCGTTGGTGTTGTCGCAAAACTCGGAAGCGAAGTGCATGGATTCAAGGAGGGCGATCGTGTGGCCGTCAACGCGATCACGCCATGTTTCCACTGCGAGAATTGCCAGCGAGGTTACACGTCGCAATGCGGCACGATGCTCGGCGGCTGGAAATACGCCGACACAAAAGACGGCAACTTCGCGGAGTATTTCCATGTCAACGATGCAAACGCGAATCTGACGCACATTCCTGCGTCGATCTCCGACGACATCGCGGTCTATGCCTGTGACATGCTGTCGACCGGCTTCATGGGGGCCGAACACGCGAACATTCCGTTGGGTGGTACCGTGGCAGTCTTCGCACAGGGCCCTGTCGGATTGATGGCAACGGTCGGCGCTCGATTGCTCGGCGCGGGATTTGTCATTGGAATCGACGGAGTATCAAAACGCTTGGAAATGTCTCGGCATTTCGGAGCAGACGAAACGATCAACTACACGCAGGGCGACCCTGTGGAAGAGATTCGCAAACTGACCGGCGGAGTCGGCGTTGATTCGGCAATCGAGTGCCTGGGCGCTCAGTCAACATTTGAGGCTTGCGTGAAGGCGACTCGTCCTGGCGGCACTATCTCAGTCGCCGGCTACTTCGGCCACGGTGACAGCGTAGATATCCCACGAGTGGAATGGGGTGTCGGCATGAGCGACAAAGTCATTCGCACAGGTTTATGCCCGGGCGGAAACGTCCGCATGTCGCGTTTGCTGGGACTGATCGAACACGGCCGTGTCGATCCCTCGCCGCTGACGACCCACCGATTTGCTTTCGATGACGTCGACAAAGCGTTGCACATGATGGAAACCAAAGAAGACGGAATTCTCAAGCCGCTTGTCATCTTCAATGAGTAA
- a CDS encoding MgtC/SapB family protein translates to MNYIEAFIPTATAIGLGGVIGMERQISGHFAGLRTHMLVSLASALFVLACRDLTAQSTVDLTRVVQGIAAGVGFIGAGTILKTKHEHGVLGLTSASTVWLSAAIGTACGLGQYPLAVTSAVMTIIVLVILRPVENHFGNKSKRNRKTGLPSND, encoded by the coding sequence ATGAACTACATCGAAGCGTTCATTCCAACGGCAACGGCCATTGGATTAGGCGGCGTGATTGGGATGGAACGACAAATCAGCGGTCACTTTGCCGGTTTAAGGACGCACATGTTGGTATCGCTTGCCTCGGCCTTGTTCGTCCTGGCATGTCGTGACTTAACCGCCCAATCCACGGTCGATTTGACACGAGTTGTACAGGGTATCGCGGCAGGAGTCGGATTCATTGGCGCGGGCACCATCTTGAAGACGAAGCACGAACATGGCGTGCTAGGTTTAACATCAGCTAGCACGGTCTGGCTGTCAGCAGCCATTGGAACCGCATGCGGTTTGGGGCAGTATCCGTTGGCCGTCACCAGTGCCGTGATGACGATCATCGTTCTGGTCATTCTGCGACCCGTCGAAAATCACTTCGGTAACAAGTCGAAACGGAATCGTAAAACCGGTCTCCCTTCGAACGACTAG
- a CDS encoding SpoIIAA family protein, producing the protein MLKHTLLSHEGILILEPSETLEATDFEAVVQDIDPYLAEHDSLAGVMIFVKAFPGWLNLEAAIGHLQLVANYHANIQRLAIVSDNGLLTALPTFAAHLVHPHVKHFSESEYEDALGWLKAAKECEVSKTPA; encoded by the coding sequence ATGCTCAAACACACATTGCTTTCACACGAGGGGATTCTGATTCTCGAACCCTCCGAAACGCTAGAAGCTACTGACTTTGAAGCAGTGGTTCAGGACATTGACCCCTATCTCGCCGAGCATGATTCGCTGGCTGGAGTGATGATTTTCGTAAAGGCGTTTCCCGGTTGGTTGAATCTTGAAGCCGCGATTGGCCACTTGCAGCTCGTCGCAAACTATCACGCAAATATCCAACGACTCGCAATCGTTAGTGACAACGGTCTACTCACTGCCTTGCCAACATTCGCCGCTCACCTCGTCCATCCCCACGTCAAGCATTTCTCGGAATCCGAATATGAAGATGCGTTAGGCTGGTTGAAAGCGGCAAAAGAGTGTGAAGTCAGCAAAACCCCAGCGTGA
- a CDS encoding glycoside hydrolase family 130 protein, giving the protein MNHFELTRLGLLMEPEPGNSHEVGGVLNPAAVRGPDGELYLFPRLVGKENYSRIGIARVQFDEAGDPCGVERLGVALEPEADYELQENGRGGCEDARITYVERFNRYLMTYTAFSRSGPRIALAVSEDLFHWKRLGLATFEPFRGTDFVGVANKDASLFPVAIPNHRGKLQLAMIHRPLFPGTLPEETDCDECARLVDLDHESIWISYCPMELDGLKPKHLGLFNSHHRLATPVEPWEALKIGGGTPPVMTRHGWMMLYHGVHAEEPSDASGKRLCYSAGVMILSKEHPRTILYRSAEPILTPIDPHERDGVVENVVFPTGIDCRTDIGQPDRFDIYYGMADSRIGVASMTVPQQLPTTTLPRVDAPNAIVPVVPLPAEATA; this is encoded by the coding sequence ATGAACCATTTTGAACTCACGCGTCTCGGCTTGTTGATGGAACCCGAGCCCGGCAATTCGCACGAAGTGGGGGGCGTTCTGAACCCAGCTGCGGTGCGCGGGCCGGATGGGGAACTGTATTTGTTTCCGCGGTTAGTCGGGAAGGAAAACTACTCTCGCATCGGTATCGCTCGCGTGCAATTTGACGAAGCCGGTGATCCTTGCGGCGTTGAACGATTGGGCGTTGCGTTGGAACCTGAGGCGGATTACGAGCTTCAAGAAAATGGACGGGGCGGATGTGAAGACGCGCGTATTACCTACGTTGAGCGCTTCAATCGCTATTTGATGACCTACACCGCGTTCTCCAGGAGCGGTCCTCGAATTGCACTGGCAGTCTCTGAGGACTTGTTTCATTGGAAGCGTCTTGGTCTTGCCACCTTTGAGCCGTTTCGCGGTACAGACTTCGTCGGTGTCGCCAACAAGGACGCGAGTCTGTTTCCAGTCGCGATACCGAACCACCGAGGTAAACTGCAACTTGCAATGATTCATCGACCGCTGTTTCCGGGGACGCTTCCGGAAGAAACGGACTGTGATGAATGCGCCCGGTTGGTCGATCTCGATCACGAAAGCATCTGGATTTCGTATTGTCCGATGGAGCTGGACGGCCTTAAGCCGAAGCATCTTGGCCTGTTCAATTCCCACCACCGTTTAGCGACACCCGTCGAACCGTGGGAAGCGCTCAAGATCGGCGGGGGAACACCTCCCGTGATGACCCGGCACGGATGGATGATGCTGTATCACGGCGTTCATGCGGAAGAGCCATCAGACGCGAGCGGCAAACGACTCTGTTATTCGGCCGGCGTCATGATTCTGTCGAAAGAGCATCCGCGGACGATTTTGTATCGTTCCGCTGAGCCGATTTTGACGCCAATTGATCCGCACGAACGCGATGGCGTTGTCGAAAACGTGGTTTTTCCAACTGGCATTGATTGCCGAACCGATATCGGGCAACCCGATCGTTTCGACATCTATTACGGGATGGCCGACAGCCGAATCGGTGTGGCGAGCATGACAGTCCCACAGCAGCTTCCGACAACAACGTTACCCAGAGTCGATGCTCCGAACGCGATTGTTCCCGTCGTGCCTCTACCAGCAGAGGCAACAGCGTGA
- the atpD gene encoding F0F1 ATP synthase subunit beta → MKTKNPNGENYGVVTSVRGSVVDIRFDDRLPPIHSVLRAGADEKIVIEVLAQRDAHHVRGIGLTPTQGLARGMAVTDSGGPLKAPVGKEILSRMFDVFGNAIDREEQPKDVQWRSVHHAPPPLARRSTKSEIFETGIKVIDVLAPLERGGKTGLFGGAGVGKTVLLTEMIHNMIGHQEGVSIFCGIGERCREGEELYREMKEAGVLPNMVMVFGQMNEPPGSRFRVGHAALTMAEYFRDDEHRDVLLLVDNIFRFIQAGMEISGLMGQMPSRLGYQPTMGTELSELEERIANTDNGAITSIQAVYVPADDFTDPAAVHTFSHLSASIVLSRKRASEGLFPAIDPLQSSSKMTTPGIVGERHYQLAQEIRHTLAQFAELKDIIAMLGLEQLSPEDRNVVARARRLERFLTQPFFTTEQFTGTKGKLVSLDDALDGCERILRDEFKDFSESSLYMIGAIDEAKRKSDAESKSSSEVKA, encoded by the coding sequence GTGAAAACCAAGAATCCAAACGGCGAAAATTATGGCGTGGTCACCTCCGTTCGCGGAAGTGTTGTCGATATAAGGTTCGACGATCGTTTGCCGCCGATTCATTCTGTGCTCCGCGCGGGAGCTGACGAGAAAATCGTGATCGAAGTGCTGGCGCAGCGGGATGCACATCATGTTCGTGGCATCGGGTTGACGCCGACACAGGGCTTGGCTCGCGGCATGGCGGTGACAGATTCAGGCGGCCCGCTGAAAGCCCCCGTCGGTAAAGAGATTCTGTCGCGGATGTTCGATGTGTTTGGCAATGCGATTGATCGCGAAGAGCAGCCGAAAGACGTCCAATGGCGCAGCGTTCATCACGCTCCACCGCCTTTGGCCCGCCGCAGCACAAAGTCGGAGATTTTCGAAACCGGCATCAAAGTCATTGACGTTCTAGCCCCACTCGAACGTGGCGGTAAGACGGGACTCTTTGGCGGTGCGGGCGTCGGCAAGACGGTTCTGCTGACCGAGATGATCCACAACATGATCGGACACCAAGAGGGCGTCAGCATTTTCTGCGGCATTGGCGAACGTTGTCGCGAAGGCGAAGAACTTTATCGCGAGATGAAGGAAGCCGGAGTGCTTCCCAACATGGTTATGGTTTTCGGCCAAATGAACGAACCACCGGGCAGCCGGTTCCGGGTCGGTCACGCGGCGCTGACGATGGCTGAGTACTTTCGCGACGACGAACATCGCGATGTCTTGCTCTTGGTTGACAACATCTTTCGCTTCATTCAAGCCGGAATGGAGATCTCGGGGCTGATGGGACAAATGCCGTCGCGGCTCGGCTATCAACCGACGATGGGCACCGAGTTGTCTGAGCTTGAGGAACGCATCGCCAACACAGACAACGGTGCGATCACATCGATCCAGGCTGTCTATGTACCAGCGGATGACTTCACCGACCCCGCGGCTGTGCACACGTTTTCGCATTTGTCGGCTTCGATCGTCTTGTCTCGAAAACGAGCGAGCGAAGGGCTCTTCCCAGCCATTGATCCACTGCAATCCAGTTCAAAAATGACAACGCCCGGAATCGTCGGCGAGAGACACTATCAGTTGGCTCAAGAGATTCGTCACACGTTGGCTCAGTTCGCGGAGCTGAAGGACATCATCGCCATGCTGGGGCTGGAACAGCTTTCACCCGAAGACCGAAACGTCGTCGCACGTGCTCGTCGACTGGAACGATTCTTAACTCAGCCGTTTTTCACAACGGAACAGTTCACTGGCACAAAAGGAAAACTTGTCAGCCTGGATGATGCATTGGACGGCTGTGAGAGGATTTTACGCGATGAGTTCAAGGACTTCTCCGAAAGCTCGCTCTACATGATCGGGGCAATCGACGAAGCCAAGCGCAAGTCAGATGCGGAGAGCAAATCGAGTTCGGAAGTCAAGGCATAG
- a CDS encoding F0F1 ATP synthase subunit epsilon — MSPSNMNLKVLLPFRIFDQKTDVLRIVAESREGSFGLLPNRLDCVASLVPGILVYETDTDGEVFVAVDEGVLVKTGYDVLISVRQAIGGADLSRLRHSVEQEFLTLSESERNVRSVMAKLETGFLQRFAGFQHER, encoded by the coding sequence ATGTCGCCATCAAACATGAATCTCAAAGTCCTGCTGCCATTTCGTATCTTCGATCAAAAGACCGATGTACTGCGGATTGTTGCCGAGTCACGAGAGGGTTCATTTGGGCTGTTACCAAACCGGCTCGATTGCGTCGCTTCGTTAGTGCCCGGGATTCTGGTTTATGAAACGGACACCGACGGTGAAGTTTTTGTAGCAGTCGATGAAGGCGTCCTGGTCAAGACAGGCTATGACGTGTTGATTTCTGTTCGGCAAGCAATTGGTGGGGCAGACCTGTCACGGCTTCGTCATTCGGTCGAACAGGAGTTTCTGACACTCAGCGAATCCGAACGCAACGTGCGGTCGGTGATGGCGAAATTGGAGACAGGTTTCCTCCAACGCTTCGCTGGGTTTCAGCATGAACGATGA
- a CDS encoding AtpZ/AtpI family protein: MNDENNQLQPTNPTSPLAKQIDAKAKRMLKARRNRAPNVWFGLGMIGLIGWSVTVPTLVGAALGIWLDKHHPGSHSWTLALLVTGLAIGCLNAWHWVAKEEAAMHDDQENSDE; this comes from the coding sequence ATGAACGATGAAAACAATCAACTGCAACCTACGAACCCGACCTCGCCACTTGCGAAGCAGATTGATGCGAAGGCGAAACGCATGTTGAAAGCCAGAAGAAACCGTGCACCAAACGTTTGGTTTGGATTGGGAATGATCGGACTGATCGGTTGGTCCGTGACGGTACCAACCCTAGTTGGTGCAGCACTTGGAATTTGGTTAGACAAACACCATCCTGGAAGCCATTCCTGGACACTGGCTTTACTGGTTACTGGACTCGCCATTGGCTGCCTGAATGCGTGGCACTGGGTCGCCAAAGAAGAAGCCGCCATGCATGACGATCAGGAGAATAGTGATGAATGA
- a CDS encoding ATP synthase subunit I, translating to MNETLLLLTLLAAVAGVLIGMIFFGGLWWTVNKGMTSRYAAFWFTGSLILRVGVALAGFYCIGHNNWQMMLACLLGFVIARVVVMRLTGPRLQHPASSSTEVHHAP from the coding sequence ATGAATGAAACTCTACTTTTGCTAACGCTACTGGCCGCCGTCGCAGGCGTCTTGATTGGAATGATTTTCTTCGGGGGCCTGTGGTGGACCGTGAACAAGGGCATGACGTCTCGCTACGCCGCGTTTTGGTTTACAGGAAGTTTGATCCTACGAGTCGGCGTCGCGCTCGCAGGTTTTTATTGCATTGGACATAACAATTGGCAAATGATGTTGGCCTGCTTGCTCGGGTTCGTCATCGCGCGAGTTGTGGTGATGCGGTTGACTGGTCCGCGGCTACAACATCCTGCTTCGTCATCGACGGAGGTTCATCATGCACCTTAG